The genome window GCGACCCTGCCGGCCGCCGGCCGCGGCCGGCGGTATCAATGCGCCAATCCGGACGCGGAGCCAGGTGGTGTCCGCGAAAGTGTGCCGCCAGCTGATGAGGGTGTTCGAGCCGCCAATGTGGATGGGCAGGATGGGGGCGCCGCTCAGGGATGAGATGAAGGCGGGACCGCCCTTGAAGCCGAGTTCGCCCAGTGTGTTGACGATCCCCCCCTCGGGAAAGATGACGACCGCGCCGCCCGCCTTGAGGAGGGAGAGCGTCTGGCGGATGGCGCTTCTCTGTGGCTTTTCCCGGCTGACGGGATAGGCGCCGAAGGCACGGACCAGGGCGGCGAGCGGCCGCCTCTGGAAGAGCTCTTCTTTCGCCATGTAGTAGAGCGGCCGGGGAAGCAGTGCCGATACGAGAATGGGATCGAGGTAGCTTCGGTGCGTCGGGGCGATAATGAGCGGGCCCTCGCGGGGGACGTTTTCCAGCCCCTGCAGCTCGTAGCCCCCGTAGGCGAGCCAGATCAGCTGGCGGACGAGGAACTTAAACCAGGCGGGTTGCCGGGCAGGGGGGAGGGATTCGGGGCCTTCTTCAGTCATTGCTGCTCTCTGTCTGGGCAGGAATTACTCATACAGCTCGGCCAGCTCGACTTTTCTTCCCTCGCGGGAGGAGCGAGTGATGGCTTCGATGGCGGCGCTGGTGCGGAGGGCGGTGGCGCCATCCACCTCCGGCTCGCGTCCCTCGCGGATGGCTGCTGTGAAATCGGAGATCAGGTTGACGAGCGGCGCGGTCACCGGATTGCCTTCCACAGCGTATTCAATGACCTCCGGCTCGTCCACTCCCTTCTTGACGAGGGTGAGGCGGGTGCCCTCGTTTTCGGCGAAGGCGTTCCCCCCCGTTCCGTATACGTTTACGTAAAAAACCTTCGGGGTGAGCATGTTGGAGCCGAGATAGCCCTGCGCGCCCGATTCGAATTCGATCAGTACGGCGGTGACATCGTCGAGATCGGTTTGGTGCGACACCGACCGGCTGGAGGCGAAGACGCTGGAGATCGGGCCGAAGAGGTACTGGAAGGTGTCGAGATGATGGATCCCCAGCCCCGTCATCGAGCCCGAGGGACTCTCGCCGGGGTCCGCGCGCCAACTGCCCGCCTCGACCTGGGCGGCGAAGCCGTAGGAGAAATTCGCCTCGGTCTGGATGACCTGCCCCAGGGCACCGGAGCCAATCAGGCGCTTGATCTCGCGGTGGGCCGGCTGAAAGCGGCGCTGGTGGCCGGCGGTGAGGCGCACCCCGGCCTTCTCGCAGGCGGCGAGCGCGCGCTGACCGTCGGGGACTTGGAGGACGAAGGGTTTTTCCACCCAGATGTGCTTGCCGGCCGAGGCCGCTTCCTCGACCATCCGGGCGTGGGTCGAATGGGGGGTTGCGAGGATTACGGCGTCAATTTCGGGATCGCGGAGGACCGCCTCCCAGCTATCGAGGGTTCTGCAGCTGTGGTCGGACCCGAATTTCTCCCGCGTGGACGGGGTGCGGGCAAAACAGGCCGTGACCGAGAAACCTTCTACCTTTCGGGCGGCCGACACGATCTCTCCGCCCCACCAGCCCAGCCCCACGATGCAGGCTCGGACGCCGCCTTCACGCATGTGTTTTTCCCCCTCTCCCACGTTTCAAAGCCGGGATTCTTTCAGGCTTTGGCGTCTTGTTCAAGCGGAGTCTGACTGGGCGCTTCTTGTGCCGGGGTGTTTTGTGCGGCGCGCAGCGCCCTTCCGAATGCCTCGAGGGCGTCCTCGGCGGTGATAATGCCGAGAAGATGCGACGGGTCTTCCCGGCTGACGACGGGAAGGCGGGTGATGTGCCGGGCGCCGAGCTTGGCCATCACCGAATCGAGAGACTGATCCGGGTGGGCATGCAGTATGTATTTTTTCGTTGCGACTCCGAGGACGGATTCATTTTCCTTTCCGGCGGCCAGCGCTTGGTTGAAGTCGTACTGGCTGATGATTCCGCAGAGCTTCCCGTCTGCGTCCAGGACCGGGAACCCGGTGTAGGTGGTGTCTTTTGTCTGCTCGATGGCCTCGGCGACCGAGATGTTGGACGGTATCGTCGTGACGTTGCTGACCATCGCGTCGAGGACGTGAATTTCATGAAGAAGATGGTCCGTCTCGTGATCGGGCAGCGATACACCGTCCTGCTCCGACAGGGCACTGTAGATCGGTTTGGGCTGCCAGTATTTCGAGAGTCCGAACGCGACGGTGTTGGCCACCATCAGGGCGAGGATGATGTGGTAGTCCTGCGTCAGCTCGAAGATGATGAGGACGGAGGTCATCGGCGCCCGGATGATGGCGGCAAACGCCGCCCCCATCCCGACGAGGGCGTAGCCGCCCGGCTGCGTCACGAGGCCGGGGAAAAAGAACTGGCTGACGGCGGCGACGAGGCCGCCCGCCATGGCGCCCATGAAGAGGGTGGGGGCGAAAATGCCGCCCGAGGATCCCGTTCCGTAGGAAACCGTCGTCGCGATGAGCTTCAGGATCAAAAGGGCGAAGAGGAGATACAGATCGTACCGGCCCGTCAGTGAACTGTTGACCGAGGGATACCCCACGCCGAGAATCTCCGGGTGCCACAAGGCCAGGATGCCGACAACGAGTCCGCCGAGGCCGGTCACGCCGATGGAAGCCCATTTGCTGAGCTTCAGACTGCGCGCGCGGAGGTAGAGCAAGCTGCGCATGAAGGCCACGCCCACTCCGGCGCAAACGATGCCCACCACGGCGTAAATCAAAAGCTCCAGGGGATTTTCGAGGGCATAGGCGGGAACCGAAAAGACCGGCTCGTTTCCGAGAATCGCGCGCGCCACGACGGCCGATGAGACGGAGGCCAGCACGATGGAGCCCAGGACGCGGGCGTTCAGATCGCCCACCAGCTCCTCCAGGGTGAATGTGACGGCGGCGATGGGCGTGTTGAAGGCCGCCGCCAGCCCGGCGGCCGCCCCGACGGGAACGAGGGACTGGACGCGCCGCAGCTTCAGGCTGAAAGTCTGCCCGATCCAGCTCGCGAGGCCGGCGCAGATTTGAACGGTGGGGCCTTCGCGCCCGAGACTCGAACCCGAGCCGATGTTGAGGGCGCCGATGAAGAATTTCCCCACCCAGACGCGGACCGGAATTCTTCCGTTGCGGGCAAAGTAGGCGACCTTGGTCTGGGGGATGCCGCTTCCTCTCGCCTCGGGCACGACGAACTTCAGGAAAATGGCGGAGATGAGCGCCCCCCCGGCGGGGATGAGAGGAAGGATGTACCAGGGGAGGGTGATGCGCGAGAGGTTTTCGGTGCCGAACAGGAGCCAGTGTACCCACCCGATGCTGAGGTGGAACATGACGGCGACGAATCCGGCCAGGCTCCCGACGAATATGGTGATGAAGTAAAAGGCGCCGTCCCGGGCGAGGCCGAAGCGGTTGAGCCACCCCAGCAGGCCGATTCGAATATTTTTCCAGTTCATTCCGGGTCTCTTCGCCGCCGGTCGAAGGCCATGACCGGGGGTGTTCCAGAGGCGGCCCATGTGCCCAGGGCGGATGTTGAGCCGGGGAGAAGCCGGGCGGAATGGATGGCATCCCCGCTTGGGGACGGGAGGCACCCGCGCATCCTTTTCCTAAATCCTTTTAGTTCAATGACTTAACCGGTATCCTGTTTTGTCGGCGGGGCCTTCCGGCCCGAAAGCACTGGCGCCAAAATATAGGGTGTTCGGGAAGAATTCAAGTGGGATCTGGATTTTTGAAAACTGGACCTTCCCTCAAGCCGGAAGCTGAATCACCGAGCGGAGGGTTTCTCCGCGCTCCATGGCTTCGAACGCCTCCTCGGTCTCCTCGATGCGGATGAGCCGGGTGACCATCTTGTCCAGGTCCAGCTCACCGGTTTCGTACCAGTTCGCCAGCAGGGGGAAGTCTCGCGAGGGCAGGCAGTCGCCGTACCAGCTGACGCGGAGGCTGCCCCCCAGCGAGAAGAACTGCTGGATCGGAAGGTCCATCACCATCGAGGCGTCCGGGACGCCGATGAGGACTGCGGTGCCCGCGAGATCGCGCGACCAGAGGGCCTGGAGGAGGGTGTGGGGCGAGCCCACCGCCTCGAAGGCGTAGTCGACGCCGTTTCCTCCCGTGAGATCCTTGATCGCTTGAACCGGGTCTGTTTTCTGGGCGTTGATGACGTGGGTGGCGCCGAATTCGCGGGCCCACTCGAGCTTGTTCTCCGCGATGTCGACCCCGATGATCCTGCCGGCACGCGCGATGCGGGCGCCCTGGAGGACGCTGCACCCAACGCCGCCGCAGCCGAAGACGGCGACGCTGCTTCCCCGGCGCACGCCGGCGGTGTAGAGGGCGGCGCCCACCCCGGTTGCGACGCCACAGCCGATGAGGCAGGCCTGCTCGGGCGGGCAGCCCTTGACGGCGATGACAGCTTGTTTGGCGGCCACGACGGTGTGCGTGCAGAAGGTGCCGATGCCGAGGGCGGGGCTGAGGGTCAGGCCGTCCTTTTTCGTGCGCATGCGGGGCTCGGCGTTCAGGCTGGCGGCGCAAAGGTGGGGCTGGCCGATGGCGCAAAAGCGGCAGTGCCCGCAGGGGGCGCGCCAGGCCAGGATGACGTAATCGCCCACGGCGGGCTCGGTGACGCCCTCGCCGACGGCCTCGACGATGCCGGCGCCCTCGTGGCCGAGAAGGTAGGGGAAGTCGTCTCCCACCTTGCCCAGCTTGTAGTGGAGATCGGTGTGGCAGACGCCGCTGGCCTGGATTTTGACCAGAACCTCGCCCGGTCCCGGCGGATCGATCAGGATTTCCTCGACCTCGGTTTTTTCGCCGGGCCGCCGCGCGATTACCCCAAGACCCTCCAGCGCCATTTCGCACTCCCCCGCGGATATTTTCCTGGGCGCAGGAACAACCGGTCCGCGCCACACATGAGTTTCGATGAAGATGCGGACGATTTTCACGAATTTTCGGCGGAAAGGAAAGCCCGGCCGCGCATCATCGGTGCTTTACCGCGCCACCTGGTGTGGTTTACATTTTTCGCATCTTTCCATGTTTTCTGAATAGGGAGCTTCGGGGATGAGCCTAAAAGTGGGTGTTGTTGGATTGGGTGTGATGGGCGGAGCTTTTGCGGGCCATATGCTCGATGCGGGCTTTGAGGTGGCCGGTTATGACCCGGAGGAGGAGATGTACGCGAAATTCAAGGGGAAGAGTCTCCGTCGCGCCTCCTCGCCAGCCGATGCGGCCCGGGGCGCCGATCTGGTGATGACCTCGCTGCCGAATTATCAGGTGGTCGAGGCGGCCGTGACAGGGGCGGATGGCGTTTTCGAGGGAGCAGACAAGGGGGCGATCATCGCCGACATGAGCACGGTGCCGCCCAAGTTCGCCCGGGCCATGACCGGGAAGGCCGAGGCCGCAGGGCTCTTCTGGCTCGATTGTCCGGTGAGCGGGGTGGGCAAACAGGCGGCGGTCAAGGATCTGGTTGTCATGAGCGCCGGGCCGAAGGCGGCGTTCGAGAAGGCGAAACCCGCCTTCGATGCCATCGGGAAGAAGACGATCTATGTGAGCGAGAAGAACGGGCTGGCCGCCCAACTGAAGCTGGTGGTCAACCTGGTGCTCTTTATCAACATGGCGGGGGCGGCCGAGGGGATGACGCTGGGCCTGAAGGCCGGCATTCCGGCTGATGTGATGCTCGATACGCTTTGCTCGGGCGCCGCGGGCTCGAATGTTCTCGAGGTGCGGGGCAAGGACATGCTGGCGGACAATTACCCGCCCTCAGGGCCGATCTGGATTGTTCTCAAGGATCTGGCCTGTGCCCTGGATTCGGCGAAGGAACTGGACTCGCCGACACCGCTCGGCGGATTGCTCGAGCATTTCTATATGATTCAGCGGAGCAAGGGACGCGAGAACGAGGACGGGAGTTCCATCTTCCGGGTCTACAAGGAGTGGGCGAACATCGCCTGATGTGTGCGGGCGGAGCTCCCGCGGGGGGAGGGACCGAGCTTCCTCCGGCGGTTACTTGAAGATGGCCTTGAGCTTTTCCTCGAAGACCTGCGGGGTGAAGGGTTTGACGATGTAGTTCGAGGCGCCTGCCTGGATGGCCTGAATGATATTCTCCTTCAGCGCCTCGGCGGTGACCATGAGGAAAGGAATGTCCTTGGTCTTCGGGTCCTTGCGGATGTTCTGGAGAAACTCAAGGCCCGTCATGATCGGCATGTTCCAGTCGGATACGATGAGTTTATACTCGCCCGCTAGCGCCGAGCGGAAGCCTTCTTCTCCGTTTTCGGCTTCGTTGACGTTTTCGTAGCCCAGTTGGCGGAGCATATTGCGGACAACTTTTCGCATTGTGGCGAAGTCGTCAACGACAAGGATTTTTGATTTTTTGTCGAGCATCGCCATTTACAGTATCTCCAATTCCTCTGAACCCCACCCGAAAAGTATAACGAGAGCCATCCCGGAATTCCAACCGCTATCAGGCCGGGCGGCTGAAAGCTCCCGGCAGAAAAACAGCGGAACGGGATATCCCCCGCATTTTCAAGAAAAACGCATATACATTTACATTTTTCAATGGGGAGGGTCAATCCCCTCGCGGGCGCCCGAACGGCGGTTTCTGCCCTGTTTTATCCGGGAAAACCTCTTCAAATAGATCGGACATCGCTTGGGCGGCAGGACACTCGGGTGCTATCTCGAACAGTGTTTTTCCGAGCCCCTGGGCAAGGTCCACATTGGCATCGAGGGGGATGATTGCGTCTGAGACCTGCTTTCCAAGGTGTGCGCGAAGGCGCTCGAGGAAGGCCTTCTGGCGGCCGGTTCCCTGATACATGACCGGGACGAAAGCCTCGATGTCCAGGCGGTTTTTGGGCAGTTCCCAGCACAATCTGAGGATGGTTTTGAGAACGCGCAGGCAGCCGTGAAGCCCCAGAAAGTTGACGGGGACGGGGACGACCACTTTGCTGGCCGCCATGAGGATGTTGATGGCCAATAGTCCGAGAGAGGGCGGGCTGTCGATGAAGATGAATTCGAAATCCGAAAAATGGCGGGTCACATTTTTAAGTTTGGCGTATCGCCGGGGATGGCTTGCGATATTGAGCGTGAGATCGGAGAGGCGCTGGTCGGCCGGGGCGAGCCAGAGGTTTTCGGTGGACGTGCGCTTCAGTATCTCCCGGGGCGGAAACGTATCCGAAAGCATGGCCTCGTAAATCGAGGGTTCCCTGTCCAGCAGGCTCACGCCGAGGCATTTTCCGGCGCTACCCTGTGGGTCCATGTCCAGCAGGAGGGTCTTGCGCCCCGAGGCGGCCGTGAAGGCGGCCGCATGGACCGCCAACGTGGTTTTCGCGGTGCCCCCCTTTTCGTTCACGAATGCAATGCAGCCGCTCATGTGGGCTGTCTCTCTCCGGCGCTGGGAAGTGGGGCAAGGCGCTCTACCGCCACGCGGCGGGAAAATGTTTTTTCTCGGAGTTGGGACATCTCTTTTCGCCGAAACATCAGAGAGTCTCCGCCCGCGTTCCCAGAGAGAAATGGAATTGATGCTTCTGAAATTAATCCATGCTCCCCTTCGGGAATGCTGCTTTCCGCGATGCGGAGGGAGATGGTCCCTGCCGAATATTAAGAGAATTTCACAAATCAATTGGCAGTTTTGAAAGAATTAGCATGTTTTTTTTATTTTCCAGGGCGGCGGCGGCTCTTGACTGGAATGCCAGGGAACGAGGGCGAATCGGCGCAGAGGGGGGGCAAGCTACCTCTCGACAGTAACAATTCTGATGATTCTGGTCTGTGAGCGTAGCGGCGAAAATCTTTTTAAAGAATTGAAATGAAAGAATATATAAGAATTCGGCTTTTGGGAGCGGGGAAGTGACATCTTTTTATTGAATTTATATTTTGTTTGATATATTGTATTATACAATATATGGATGAAATTGTCCTTTATTTTTGGAGGATTTGGAGTGCTGAAAGGGCAAGGGGAAACGGCGTCAGGTAGTCGCGATAGATTTCGACAGGGGTCCGGTGCCTGATTATTCAATCTGGAGGGTAACTTGATGTTAAAGATCAATAATGAGTTTTTGACGACACGAGAGATTGCCAAGCTTTGTGGGGTGAGCCCTACGACAGTCATTCGATGGATTGACTCCGGGATGTTGACGGCTTTTCGCCTTCCGAGTGGCCACCGGAGAGCCCGCTACACGGAAGTACTGTCTTTTTTGGAGCGCTTCGAGATTCCGGTGCCGGGAAATGACGCACGCAGCAAAAAGAGTGGATTAGTAGGTATTTCAGGTTTGACCAGATCAGCCTAGATTTTTTGAATCGCTTGGTTTCTCTTCTTGATACCTCTCGGGCCGAGGGGCATAATTTGTCGTGCCTGCCGTTTTTTGTTATGGGTTTGCGGGCGACTCGGTGTGGACGGATCTCGCATCGGCTGTGACTTTCTGCCTCCTGTGTTTTGAGTGAGCGATATGGATATTGAGAAAAGTTTCAAGGCGATCGAAAAAAAACAATTTTCGGAGGGCGATCGGGGGCCCGTTATTCTTATTGTGGAAGATGACGATGATAGTTTCGACATCCTTTCGGCTTCCCTGAGACTTGGAGAATTGGGCACACTTGAAATCCGGCGGGCTGGCAACGGCCTTGAGGCGCTGAAAGAGTGTGATCGCCATATCCCCGACATAATTTTGCTCGATATCTTGATGCCGGAGATGGATGGGTTTCAGTTCATCCATGAATTCAGGCGAAAGCCAGGCGTGGCCGGCGTGCCCGTGATATTTATTTCCACGATTGACGCCGTCGGAGATCGCATTCGCGGCCTCGACCTGGGCGCCATAGATTTTATTTCCAAACCCTTTAATCCGGTGGAAGTCACCCTCCGCGTGGGGCGTCACCTCGAAATCCGCCGGCTAATGATGGAAATTGAGCGGCAGCGCGAAAATTTTTCCGATCAGGCCGCGATTCTGGATACGATTTTCAATCATGTCCCTTCGGGCCTTGCTGTCGTTGATCGAAAGTTCCGGGTCCTCCACCACAACAAGCGGTTTGCCTCTTTTTTCCCTGGTACTTCTCCTCTTGCGGGCCAGGAGTTTCCCGATCTTGTCTGCACGGAAAGGGGCGAGGCTGGTGATTCGTCATCGGCGCAGGTCGAGGGTTTTCTCGCCCATGCATTCGATGGAAAAGAGGGTCCTCCCTTTCCCCTGGATTTGCATTCTGATGACATGTCACATAAAGAGCCCTGCCATCTTTCCCTGCGGGCCCTCCCTTTTCCCCACCGGGAGGATTGCTTGCTCCTCGATCTGTGGGATGTCACGGCATTGATCGAAGCCGAGAGAAGGGTGGTTTTGCTCGATCGGCTTGCCTTGCTCGGGCAGATCTCCATGGGTGTCGCCCATGAGATCAATAACCCGAACGGCTTTATCCGCCTGAAGGCGCACAACCTGGAGACCATCACGAATGCCTTGGCCCCGGTTCTCGATGACGGTCTGGAGCAGAATCGCGATCTGAAGCTCGGGCGCTTGTCGGTGATTGAAATGCGGGAGCGCCAGCACGAAGCCATTGGCGGCATTTTGAAGGCGACCGAGCGCATCTCGGCCGTCGTGGAAAGGCTGAAATCTTTTGGGCGTGATGAAAAAAGAACATTGGAAAAAGTGAATCTCCGGGAGGTGGTCGAAACGGCCGTTCAAATCGCCGAACATCATCTCAAGGGCATCGAGGACGTTCAGGTCAGCATTCCGGAGGGTCCATTGCCGGAGACGAAGGGGAACCAGATCGAATTTGAGCAGATTCTTGTGAACCTCTTGACCAATGCGGCGCAGTCGATTGAGGAGCGGCGCGAGGTCGAGCGCAACGGCTACCGGGGAAATATATCCATCTGCGTCGTTCCGGGCGCCGGCGAAATCGGCATCTTCGTTTCCGACAACGGCAAGGGCATTCAGGAAAAGATGAAATCGAAGATTTTCATGCCGTATTTTACGACCAAGGAAAGAGGCAAGGGAACCGGGCTGGGCCTTTCGATCTCCCACGAGCTGGTTTCGAAGTACGGGGGGCGCATCGAAGTGGATGGAGCGCCCATGAAAGGAGCGACCCTGAAGGTTTTCATTCCCGTGCATGTCGATATTCATGCCGGAAATTCGTCAGAATAGGAGGAGGAGCAAGCTCATGGCCCATCGAATTCTCCTGGTAGACGATGAGGAGGAGATTCTATCTTCTCTGGCAACCTATCTTGAACTCCGGGGCTATGAAACCGTTGCAACGAGCGACCCCCTTCAGGCCATCGATTTGGTGGCGTTAAAGAAATTTCATGTGGCGATCTGCGATATCAACATGCCCGAGATGAACGGCATCGATTTGCTGAGAAATTTAAAAAAAAACTGGCCCAGCCTTCAGATCCTGATAATGACAGGCTACGGTACGCTGGAAAAAGCGATTGACTGTCTGGAGGCGGGCGCCAGCGAATTCATCATGAAGCCCTTTGAAGATCTCGAGGAAATCGGAGAAATTGTAGATCTCACCATTCAGCGGATCTCCCGCTGGGAGAATGTCGCCAAGAAAAGTCTGAATTTATAGCGACTCCTCATCTGCCATTGTGAAAAGCCGGTTTCCAAGGTTCTCCCTGCATTCTCTAAGTAAAGTGCTTGCCAGAGGGCCCCCCCCGAAATGTGGTGTGCCGGTGCAGGAAACTGCT of bacterium contains these proteins:
- a CDS encoding lysophospholipid acyltransferase family protein, encoding MTEEGPESLPPARQPAWFKFLVRQLIWLAYGGYELQGLENVPREGPLIIAPTHRSYLDPILVSALLPRPLYYMAKEELFQRRPLAALVRAFGAYPVSREKPQRSAIRQTLSLLKAGGAVVIFPEGGIVNTLGELGFKGGPAFISSLSGAPILPIHIGGSNTLISWRHTFADTTWLRVRIGALIPPAAAGGRQGR
- a CDS encoding Gfo/Idh/MocA family oxidoreductase; the protein is MREGGVRACIVGLGWWGGEIVSAARKVEGFSVTACFARTPSTREKFGSDHSCRTLDSWEAVLRDPEIDAVILATPHSTHARMVEEAASAGKHIWVEKPFVLQVPDGQRALAACEKAGVRLTAGHQRRFQPAHREIKRLIGSGALGQVIQTEANFSYGFAAQVEAGSWRADPGESPSGSMTGLGIHHLDTFQYLFGPISSVFASSRSVSHQTDLDDVTAVLIEFESGAQGYLGSNMLTPKVFYVNVYGTGGNAFAENEGTRLTLVKKGVDEPEVIEYAVEGNPVTAPLVNLISDFTAAIREGREPEVDGATALRTSAAIEAITRSSREGRKVELAELYE
- a CDS encoding chloride channel protein yields the protein MNWKNIRIGLLGWLNRFGLARDGAFYFITIFVGSLAGFVAVMFHLSIGWVHWLLFGTENLSRITLPWYILPLIPAGGALISAIFLKFVVPEARGSGIPQTKVAYFARNGRIPVRVWVGKFFIGALNIGSGSSLGREGPTVQICAGLASWIGQTFSLKLRRVQSLVPVGAAAGLAAAFNTPIAAVTFTLEELVGDLNARVLGSIVLASVSSAVVARAILGNEPVFSVPAYALENPLELLIYAVVGIVCAGVGVAFMRSLLYLRARSLKLSKWASIGVTGLGGLVVGILALWHPEILGVGYPSVNSSLTGRYDLYLLFALLILKLIATTVSYGTGSSGGIFAPTLFMGAMAGGLVAAVSQFFFPGLVTQPGGYALVGMGAAFAAIIRAPMTSVLIIFELTQDYHIILALMVANTVAFGLSKYWQPKPIYSALSEQDGVSLPDHETDHLLHEIHVLDAMVSNVTTIPSNISVAEAIEQTKDTTYTGFPVLDADGKLCGIISQYDFNQALAAGKENESVLGVATKKYILHAHPDQSLDSVMAKLGARHITRLPVVSREDPSHLLGIITAEDALEAFGRALRAAQNTPAQEAPSQTPLEQDAKA
- a CDS encoding zinc-binding dehydrogenase; translated protein: MALEGLGVIARRPGEKTEVEEILIDPPGPGEVLVKIQASGVCHTDLHYKLGKVGDDFPYLLGHEGAGIVEAVGEGVTEPAVGDYVILAWRAPCGHCRFCAIGQPHLCAASLNAEPRMRTKKDGLTLSPALGIGTFCTHTVVAAKQAVIAVKGCPPEQACLIGCGVATGVGAALYTAGVRRGSSVAVFGCGGVGCSVLQGARIARAGRIIGVDIAENKLEWAREFGATHVINAQKTDPVQAIKDLTGGNGVDYAFEAVGSPHTLLQALWSRDLAGTAVLIGVPDASMVMDLPIQQFFSLGGSLRVSWYGDCLPSRDFPLLANWYETGELDLDKMVTRLIRIEETEEAFEAMERGETLRSVIQLPA
- a CDS encoding NAD(P)-dependent oxidoreductase, which translates into the protein MSLKVGVVGLGVMGGAFAGHMLDAGFEVAGYDPEEEMYAKFKGKSLRRASSPADAARGADLVMTSLPNYQVVEAAVTGADGVFEGADKGAIIADMSTVPPKFARAMTGKAEAAGLFWLDCPVSGVGKQAAVKDLVVMSAGPKAAFEKAKPAFDAIGKKTIYVSEKNGLAAQLKLVVNLVLFINMAGAAEGMTLGLKAGIPADVMLDTLCSGAAGSNVLEVRGKDMLADNYPPSGPIWIVLKDLACALDSAKELDSPTPLGGLLEHFYMIQRSKGRENEDGSSIFRVYKEWANIA
- a CDS encoding response regulator yields the protein MLDKKSKILVVDDFATMRKVVRNMLRQLGYENVNEAENGEEGFRSALAGEYKLIVSDWNMPIMTGLEFLQNIRKDPKTKDIPFLMVTAEALKENIIQAIQAGASNYIVKPFTPQVFEEKLKAIFK
- a CDS encoding ParA family protein produces the protein MSGCIAFVNEKGGTAKTTLAVHAAAFTAASGRKTLLLDMDPQGSAGKCLGVSLLDREPSIYEAMLSDTFPPREILKRTSTENLWLAPADQRLSDLTLNIASHPRRYAKLKNVTRHFSDFEFIFIDSPPSLGLLAINILMAASKVVVPVPVNFLGLHGCLRVLKTILRLCWELPKNRLDIEAFVPVMYQGTGRQKAFLERLRAHLGKQVSDAIIPLDANVDLAQGLGKTLFEIAPECPAAQAMSDLFEEVFPDKTGQKPPFGRPRGD
- a CDS encoding response regulator, with product MDIEKSFKAIEKKQFSEGDRGPVILIVEDDDDSFDILSASLRLGELGTLEIRRAGNGLEALKECDRHIPDIILLDILMPEMDGFQFIHEFRRKPGVAGVPVIFISTIDAVGDRIRGLDLGAIDFISKPFNPVEVTLRVGRHLEIRRLMMEIERQRENFSDQAAILDTIFNHVPSGLAVVDRKFRVLHHNKRFASFFPGTSPLAGQEFPDLVCTERGEAGDSSSAQVEGFLAHAFDGKEGPPFPLDLHSDDMSHKEPCHLSLRALPFPHREDCLLLDLWDVTALIEAERRVVLLDRLALLGQISMGVAHEINNPNGFIRLKAHNLETITNALAPVLDDGLEQNRDLKLGRLSVIEMRERQHEAIGGILKATERISAVVERLKSFGRDEKRTLEKVNLREVVETAVQIAEHHLKGIEDVQVSIPEGPLPETKGNQIEFEQILVNLLTNAAQSIEERREVERNGYRGNISICVVPGAGEIGIFVSDNGKGIQEKMKSKIFMPYFTTKERGKGTGLGLSISHELVSKYGGRIEVDGAPMKGATLKVFIPVHVDIHAGNSSE
- a CDS encoding response regulator; the encoded protein is MAHRILLVDDEEEILSSLATYLELRGYETVATSDPLQAIDLVALKKFHVAICDINMPEMNGIDLLRNLKKNWPSLQILIMTGYGTLEKAIDCLEAGASEFIMKPFEDLEEIGEIVDLTIQRISRWENVAKKSLNL